From Acidipropionibacterium acidipropionici, one genomic window encodes:
- a CDS encoding exonuclease domain-containing protein, protein MTTFTAIDFETANRERASACSIAAVTMDEEGRVIGEKAHLIHPPAGKDLFHPMNISIHGILPADVADAPGWEEVVGEYLEMIGDGPVVAHNMAFDFSVWNALADTLGTPTLDGPRLCTYRTAQRLLGWPRGTMKLDQVFRHYFPGETFSHHQADADALACARILVAEMADADVTLDWLVDAMSLPARKAAVR, encoded by the coding sequence ATGACCACATTCACCGCGATCGACTTCGAGACCGCCAACCGGGAGCGCGCCTCGGCCTGTTCGATAGCGGCGGTGACCATGGACGAGGAGGGCCGGGTCATCGGCGAGAAGGCCCACCTCATCCATCCCCCGGCCGGCAAGGACCTCTTCCACCCGATGAATATCTCCATCCACGGCATTCTCCCCGCCGACGTGGCCGACGCCCCGGGCTGGGAGGAGGTCGTCGGCGAGTACCTGGAGATGATCGGCGACGGCCCGGTGGTGGCCCACAACATGGCCTTCGACTTCAGCGTCTGGAACGCCCTGGCAGACACCCTGGGCACCCCCACCCTCGACGGGCCGCGGCTGTGCACCTACCGCACCGCGCAGCGGCTGCTGGGCTGGCCGCGCGGCACCATGAAACTCGACCAGGTCTTCCGCCACTACTTCCCCGGCGAGACCTTCTCCCACCACCAGGCGGACGCCGACGCCCTGGCCTGCGCCCGGATCCTGGTCGCCGAGATGGCCGACGCCGACGTCACCCTCGACTGGCTGGTCGACGCCATGTCCCTGCCGGCTCGGAAAGCCGCTGTCCGGTGA
- a CDS encoding nuclease-related domain-containing DEAD/DEAH box helicase, whose amino-acid sequence MTARTVPNRPTFVTDSERDVWQRLARQLSDDCVILANQRISDEHKDHEADLVVLMPGSGIVTVEVKGSHVWHDGDSWYINRGGTTSAIDPVDQAMLADHALRRFLTADPRWPGCRLRFSHHVVLPYTDLDDDFALPECPRWQISGRADLADLGRRIWDTTSLHATDAAIPDNYDVQAIEAILCGRNLPARDVRALAGDRRRLSDHLTEEQATLLSVTRLIPRIEVRGGAGSGKTVMAVRQARDLASGRYDKPKRIAVLCYSYGLAAHLRKSLLTGPRKKQPAFVGTFEDLGQSWGIEAAGRDDSDFWERRLPEEMAEAALGLPDGKKFDAIIVDEAQDFAESWWTPILRALRDQETGGLYVYSDEQQRVFPRYGRPPVRLVPLVLDHNLRNTRQIARCFEPLAPTGLSARGGEGPEVEFIPATGRDAVEAADDAVDSLFDDGWQAGDIALLTTGRRHPVQKERQEELGARAYWDTLDEDDVFYGHVLGFKGLERRVVVLCVNESEPRDRAAERLYVGMSRATDLLIVVGDPDLIASTGGPEVAGRLGIEA is encoded by the coding sequence ATGACGGCGCGCACAGTCCCGAACCGACCCACCTTCGTCACCGACTCGGAGCGCGACGTCTGGCAGCGCCTGGCCCGCCAGCTCTCCGACGACTGCGTGATCCTCGCCAACCAGCGGATCTCCGATGAGCACAAGGACCACGAGGCCGATCTGGTCGTTCTCATGCCGGGCTCCGGCATCGTCACCGTCGAGGTCAAGGGGTCCCACGTCTGGCACGACGGCGACTCCTGGTACATCAACCGCGGCGGCACGACGTCGGCCATCGACCCCGTCGACCAGGCGATGCTCGCCGACCACGCCCTGCGCCGCTTCCTCACCGCCGACCCGCGCTGGCCCGGATGCCGGCTGCGGTTCTCCCACCACGTCGTCCTGCCCTACACCGACCTCGACGACGACTTCGCCCTGCCCGAATGCCCCCGCTGGCAGATCTCCGGACGCGCGGACTTGGCCGATCTCGGCCGGCGCATCTGGGACACCACCAGCCTCCACGCCACCGACGCCGCGATCCCCGACAACTACGACGTCCAGGCGATCGAGGCCATCCTGTGCGGCCGCAACCTCCCCGCCAGAGACGTCCGGGCACTGGCCGGGGACCGTCGGCGTCTCTCCGACCACCTCACCGAGGAGCAGGCGACACTGCTGTCGGTGACCCGGCTCATCCCCCGCATCGAGGTGCGCGGCGGAGCCGGATCCGGCAAGACCGTGATGGCCGTCCGGCAGGCCCGCGACCTCGCCTCCGGACGCTACGACAAGCCGAAACGCATCGCCGTGCTGTGCTACTCCTACGGCCTGGCGGCGCACCTGCGCAAGAGCCTGCTCACCGGCCCGCGCAAGAAGCAGCCCGCCTTCGTCGGCACCTTCGAGGACCTGGGACAGTCCTGGGGGATCGAGGCCGCCGGCCGCGACGACTCCGACTTCTGGGAGCGCCGCCTCCCCGAGGAGATGGCCGAGGCCGCCCTCGGTCTTCCCGACGGCAAGAAGTTCGACGCCATCATCGTCGACGAGGCCCAGGACTTCGCCGAGAGCTGGTGGACGCCCATCCTGCGGGCCCTGCGCGACCAGGAGACCGGCGGCCTCTACGTCTACTCCGACGAGCAGCAGCGCGTCTTCCCCCGCTACGGCCGCCCGCCGGTGCGCCTGGTACCGCTGGTGCTGGACCACAACCTGCGCAACACCCGCCAGATCGCCCGTTGCTTCGAGCCGCTGGCACCCACCGGGCTGTCGGCTCGTGGCGGCGAGGGCCCGGAGGTCGAGTTCATCCCCGCCACCGGGCGCGACGCCGTCGAGGCGGCCGACGACGCCGTCGACTCCCTCTTCGACGACGGCTGGCAGGCCGGGGACATCGCCCTGCTCACGACCGGCCGCCGCCACCCCGTGCAGAAGGAGCGACAGGAGGAGCTGGGCGCCCGCGCCTACTGGGACACCCTGGACGAGGACGACGTCTTCTACGGCCACGTGCTGGGGTTCAAGGGTCTGGAGCGGCGGGTCGTGGTGCTCTGCGTCAACGAGTCCGAACCGCGCGACCGCGCCGCCGAACGCCTCTACGTGGGCATGTCGAGGGCCACCGACCTGCTCATCGTGGTGGGAGACCCGGATCTCATCGCCTCGACCGGCGGGCCCGAGGTGGCCGGGCGGCTCGGGATCGAGGCCTGA
- a CDS encoding MATE family efflux transporter translates to MTENQTLPTSPQTQHADNRIEKQESTLPVLPVGVDDASAPDPEQVGAQALENPGVLRRRITRLALPALGENALENALDIVNTVLVSALGAAALAGAGAALQVMQIVLSALTALSTGASILVAHAVGADEPAEGTRLARQALMWSLMLSVPIAVAGVLGTGGIVSIFGLAPEAAGVARSYLVIAMASIPVLAMLMISGGVLRGAGDAKTPMYVTMGANVINIGLAYALIHGHFGMPQLGVAGAAIAGFIARTLALVAMVWLMAKGRAGVSLARPVGTVLVYWKPRWDAARAILKLGLPAAAEQLVMSGAWLAFTMIVARIGTEAMAAQRVTSSVQNVVFLPGLALMIATTSLVGQALGARRPLLARQVAGRTERWAMGVAVILAVVVWLAARPIMALFTDDPAIITLGAATLPVMMLTQPFWAWTIQNSGMLRGMRDTISPLVIEAIGNWSAVAAVWFIVQNGGGLTTAWWAYVAVAPLTSLAMTWRKRVRARKLGAYLPGETLLPRLGKRAASAG, encoded by the coding sequence GTGACCGAGAACCAGACCCTTCCCACCAGCCCCCAGACCCAACACGCCGACAACCGGATCGAGAAGCAGGAGAGCACTCTGCCCGTCCTGCCGGTGGGGGTCGACGACGCCTCGGCGCCCGACCCCGAGCAGGTCGGCGCCCAGGCCCTGGAGAACCCCGGGGTGCTGCGTCGCAGGATCACCCGGCTGGCCCTGCCGGCGCTGGGGGAGAACGCCCTGGAGAACGCGCTGGACATCGTCAACACCGTGCTGGTCTCCGCGTTGGGAGCAGCCGCGCTCGCCGGTGCCGGTGCGGCCCTTCAGGTGATGCAGATCGTGCTGTCGGCGCTCACCGCGCTGTCCACCGGCGCCTCCATCCTGGTGGCCCACGCCGTCGGCGCCGATGAGCCGGCCGAGGGCACCAGGCTGGCCCGCCAGGCCCTCATGTGGAGCCTCATGCTCTCGGTGCCGATCGCCGTGGCAGGTGTCCTGGGCACCGGCGGCATCGTGTCGATCTTCGGGCTGGCCCCGGAGGCCGCCGGCGTGGCGCGGTCGTACCTGGTGATCGCCATGGCGTCCATCCCGGTGCTTGCCATGCTCATGATCAGCGGCGGCGTGTTGCGCGGCGCCGGGGACGCCAAAACCCCGATGTACGTGACGATGGGCGCCAACGTCATCAACATCGGCCTGGCCTACGCGCTGATCCACGGCCACTTCGGCATGCCCCAGCTGGGCGTCGCCGGGGCCGCGATCGCGGGATTCATCGCCCGCACCCTGGCCCTGGTGGCGATGGTGTGGCTGATGGCCAAGGGCCGCGCCGGAGTGAGCCTGGCCCGGCCGGTCGGCACCGTCCTGGTGTACTGGAAGCCGCGTTGGGACGCCGCCCGGGCGATCCTCAAACTCGGCCTTCCGGCGGCCGCCGAACAGCTCGTGATGAGCGGCGCATGGCTGGCCTTCACGATGATCGTCGCCCGGATCGGCACCGAGGCGATGGCCGCCCAGCGGGTCACCTCCAGCGTCCAGAACGTCGTCTTCCTTCCCGGCCTGGCCCTCATGATCGCCACGACCTCCCTGGTGGGGCAGGCGCTGGGGGCCAGGCGGCCCCTGCTGGCGCGCCAGGTGGCCGGGCGCACCGAGCGCTGGGCGATGGGCGTCGCCGTGATCCTCGCCGTCGTGGTGTGGCTGGCCGCCCGCCCGATCATGGCGCTGTTCACCGACGACCCGGCGATCATCACGCTGGGGGCCGCGACCCTGCCGGTGATGATGCTCACCCAGCCCTTCTGGGCCTGGACCATCCAGAACTCTGGCATGCTGCGCGGCATGCGCGACACCATCAGCCCGCTGGTCATCGAGGCCATCGGCAACTGGTCCGCGGTGGCGGCGGTGTGGTTCATCGTTCAGAACGGCGGCGGCCTCACCACGGCCTGGTGGGCCTATGTGGCCGTCGCCCCGCTCACCAGCCTCGCCATGACCTGGCGCAAGCGGGTGCGCGCCCGCAAGCTGGGCGCCTATCTGCCGGGCGAGACCCTGCTGCCGAGGCTGGGGAAGCGGGCCGCGTCGGCGGGGTGA
- a CDS encoding NAD-dependent protein deacylase, which translates to MDDLASVLAGARRAVFFGGAGVSTESGIPDFRSAGGLYTTAHDLPYPAEYMLSHECFEAEPQLFMDFYRQYLVHPDARPNRAHRALAAMEGQGRLEAVITQNIDGLHQDAGSARVIELHGSVHRNHCMGCGRHYGLDVIMRDAGITVCHACGQMIRPDVVLYGETLDRVVIDDALAAIQAADVLIVGGTSLNVYPAAGMIRFFRGTHLVLINLETTPYDSDADLVIHERIGEALGEALGVE; encoded by the coding sequence ATGGATGATCTCGCCTCCGTGCTGGCCGGGGCCCGCAGGGCGGTGTTCTTCGGCGGTGCCGGCGTCTCCACCGAGTCCGGGATCCCCGACTTCCGGTCGGCGGGAGGGCTGTACACCACCGCCCACGACCTGCCCTACCCGGCCGAGTACATGCTCAGCCATGAGTGCTTCGAGGCCGAGCCGCAGCTCTTCATGGACTTCTACCGGCAATACCTCGTCCACCCGGACGCCCGTCCCAACCGCGCCCACCGGGCGCTGGCGGCGATGGAGGGGCAGGGTCGTCTGGAGGCCGTGATCACCCAGAACATCGACGGGCTCCACCAGGACGCCGGATCGGCCAGGGTCATCGAGCTGCACGGCTCGGTGCACCGCAATCACTGCATGGGATGCGGACGCCACTACGGCCTGGACGTCATCATGCGGGACGCCGGGATCACGGTGTGCCATGCCTGCGGGCAGATGATCCGCCCCGATGTCGTCCTCTACGGCGAGACCCTGGACAGGGTTGTGATCGATGACGCCCTGGCCGCCATCCAGGCCGCCGACGTGCTCATCGTCGGCGGCACCTCCCTCAACGTCTACCCGGCCGCCGGCATGATCCGGTTCTTCCGAGGCACCCACCTGGTGCTCATCAATCTGGAGACGACCCCCTACGACTCCGATGCCGATCTCGTGATCCACGAGCGGATCGGCGAGGCGCTGGGGGAGGCCCTCGGCGTCGAGTAG